A stretch of Malus sylvestris chromosome 11, drMalSylv7.2, whole genome shotgun sequence DNA encodes these proteins:
- the LOC126589166 gene encoding mitochondrial import inner membrane translocase subunit TIM10-like isoform X2, which translates to MAEKEMEYRVELFNKLTHTCFNKCVEKKYKESELNMGENSCIDRCVSKYWHVTNLVGQLLGSGRPPM; encoded by the exons ATGGCAGAGAAGGAGATGGAATACAGGGTTGAGTTGTTCAACAA GCTCACCCATACATGTTTCAACAAGTGCGTTGAGAAGAA GTACAAGGAGTCTGAGCTAAATATGGGTGAAAACAGTTGCATTGATCGATGTGTCTCAAAATACTGGCAT GTGACTAATCTAGTTGGGCAGCTGCTAGGTTCTGGTCGGCCTCCTATGTAA
- the LOC126589166 gene encoding mitochondrial import inner membrane translocase subunit TIM10-like isoform X1: MAAPNNAPTVLDKEQIFGMAEKEMEYRVELFNKLTHTCFNKCVEKKYKESELNMGENSCIDRCVSKYWHVTNLVGQLLGSGRPPM; encoded by the exons ATGGCTGCCCCCAACAATGCGCCGACGGTTTTGGACAAGGAACAG ATTTTTGGTATGGCAGAGAAGGAGATGGAATACAGGGTTGAGTTGTTCAACAA GCTCACCCATACATGTTTCAACAAGTGCGTTGAGAAGAA GTACAAGGAGTCTGAGCTAAATATGGGTGAAAACAGTTGCATTGATCGATGTGTCTCAAAATACTGGCAT GTGACTAATCTAGTTGGGCAGCTGCTAGGTTCTGGTCGGCCTCCTATGTAA
- the LOC126589151 gene encoding 18.5 kDa class I heat shock protein-like: MSLIPNSRRGSGSVFDPFSLNLWDPFKDFPFPSSSSLSAFPEFSRENSAFVNTRVDWKETPEAHVFKADVPGLKKEEVKVEVEDDRVLKISGERNVEKEDKNDKWHRVERSSGKFLRRFQLPENAKVDQIKAAMENGVLSVTVPKAELKNVDVRAIEISG; this comes from the coding sequence ATGTCGCTAATTCCCAACTCCCGACGAGGAAGCGGCAGCGTCTTCGACCCATTCTCCCTCAATCTGTGGGACCCTTTCAAGGATTTCCCGTTCCCTTCCTCCTCATCACTCTCCGCATTTCCTGAATTTTCTCGGGAGAATTCGGCTTTTGTGAACACTAGGGTCGACTGGAAGGAGACCCCCGAAGCCCATGTGTTCAAGGCGGACGTTCCGGGGCTGAAAAAAGAGGAGGTGAAGGTGGAGGTGGAAGACGACAGGGTGCTTAAGATCAGCGGAGAGAGGAACGTGGAGAAGGAGGATAAAAATGACAAGTGGCACAGAGTGGAGAGGAGCAGCGGCAAGTTCTTGAGGAGGTTTCAGCTTCCGGAGAACGCAAAGGTTGATCAGATTAAGGCTGCCATGGAGAATGGAGTTCTGAGTGTCACTGTTCCGAAGGCGGAGTTGAAGAACGTTGACGTCAGAGCCATTGAAATTTCTGGTTGA